The genomic segment ACAGAAaccgaacacaataaaaagacagtgcaaaataataaagaacacaacgaatttttacaaggttcagaaaccctttcggataacctactccttaggGCCACGTCcaaagaataaaaccaattaataaagaatctcaagtacaaaaatattgacttaaacaaaacaagactccctcttgagatttgccgcaactttgttgtacttctcttcactaatttgattttgattgaaacgctcaaccacttgaactcccttcaatagccagcgagtgcttgcatcctcctgatgcaaggcttgtaaaaaatcttctcccgaagactataaacgttgtgttcaaattacaatgtgtattcactcatgaacatggtataaactcaccactaaaactaaacacacatatttgtACAAGATCatatgaatacttatgatcttgaatacaaagaggaactctcacaaatcttacaataatgctcacgaataatgcacaaaagagttcacttttctcactgcctttagagccctatttataatgtcatttttcgtgctcataaaggctgagaaagaattcttctcataaaggcaagaatcatagaagttattcttgattgatgaagagttgcattttttagaagatgctgatccgacagatacgatattggtggggacagctcagacctgtgtcggataaaaaacaagctAAAAAAGGAAACtgcaattaatgacattaagaaacCAATTTCCTATTTTTAATTCTTGgactgcacgaaaatatataagcaaataaaccAAAAACAACTTTgagtaagtaccgaatatttgcaatataaatattccctttataaacaaaatgggactatataagctaaataaggaagctcacaattatccaaaattcacaaaatgggaaagtggatttccgaaaattataataaatggaAACAAAaaattccgaaaattataataaaggaaacaaccaatttatcttttaagaaaaagatatttctataaaaataccaattataggatttacactTTTTAATAAGACTATacttttcaaatatatataaatataaattaaaaaatatatatagttattttaTTTCCTTGATACCTCTAGTTATATTTCTACAAAATAGTAGCCACTATAACTTTTTTACTAATGTATTGTCTCGGGAGAGCTTAGGCCATGTTCATGAATAGAAGTTGGTGTTCCTAGTTGATCATCATGGAAAGAAACGTTAGAGTCTGTCTGGGTTGAATAGCTTGATGGGCTTGGTGAGCCATGGCCAAGATCCACTACTTCCTTCATCTCTACGTCGTGATCAGTAGTACGCTTCACAATAATATCACCCTTCCTGAAAGTATGATAGTTGAGATCTTTCCCATCAAACACCTTCAAAAAAACCCTAAACCTTTGCCATATCGAGGGAGAGGCTTCAGTGTTATTATTCGAATCGAAACGCAATAAGATTTCCCTATGCTCGTAGAGAAACATGGCTGTAAATATGGCCAGAGCCAACATGGAAGCAATCGCGGAGATAAGGAATAGCCCCCAAAAGCTGTTGAGGCCTAAAGTACTTGCTTCGGACACCACTGAGCTCGAGTCTGGACAAATGGTGTCTGAAATAAACCAAGCATTCTCTATTTTCTTCATCTTATCTCCTTCTGTCACGTTTAGAATTGCCCTAGACACATCACCCACCAAAGGAGAACCTACTGGAAATACCTgcaataattttttgcaaaatgactttCAGACACGTTGTTAATAATTCTCGACAGGGTGTCGAATGTGTCTAAAAGATATTTCGACAATGAATTATCAAAACAAGACTGTTATAAGAgcgagagggagagagaataaGAACTTACAAAGCCAAAACCATCAGTTTTGTAGATTGGTCCAACCATGGTATAGTTAGAGCAATGCTTGGCAATGAAGACCTTCATATAAGGGATTTCATCAAAAGCAGCAACGATATCACCATTTGCCAAAAGTTCCCCTAGGTGTTGTAGTGATTTGTATTTTATGATTTGATGTTCTTTGAAATGGATTGACTCATTAAGCattcctaaaacaaaagataaTTCTGGGAAGCCAATTTTCTGTCCACTCTTTATTAGCTCATTGACATCGGTTAGAGTTGGTAAAAGTTGTTCAACGGTTAATAATGAAGTTAAACTAGCTGTGTAGCTTTGGGTGAGTATGAGAACCACAAAACACCATATTATCACCACAAATCTACCCAAGTTACTCACAACTTGCTCGCCTACATGCACAACCAATTAATGTAAGATATAAAAATAAAGATACATGTGCAACTGATATATAATGGTGCTTTAGGTAAAAGATaatatttcaatatatatatgtggtaACATTAGTAATAAAGATATATAATGGTGTTTTTTTGTTACCATTAGTaagaataatttatttttacatcAATATATAATGGTTACCaagtaaaagataataatatttaGGTAAAAGCAAATAAGGGGTACCAGTACAAACTTTGTGAACATTTCAATATATATAATCTAATATACTAGCTAGTTAGTGATGCTAATTACTTAAATAGGTGATTATAATTCTATACTTGACACCatgtttaaaaaattattttgcaaaaaattatgactattttgtaaaataatattaaacaCGTACTCTATTTTCAGTGATTACTCGTATGATTTTAACAAATGAAGCTAAACTACACACACCTATAAATAGTTCATGCTTTAACATCTCTTAACCATGCTATTTGGGCCTTAAGTTTTTTGAAAGTGCTTGTAGTAATTAGTGTATTGAAATTCTAATATATAAGAATAATAATCAAACTCACGATGTGCAAAAGCCATGGTGGAGAAGGAGAACCAGAAGCTAGTTCCAATCTGATGGGAAGGTGGACCACGAAACTCCTTATTTATGCGATGCTCTAAAACCCAAACCACAAAGCCAACGAAAACAAAAAAGCAACCAGTAGTGGCCCAAAGACCCCCAGTCAAAGGCTTCAAGAACACCCAAgcatttttcatttttattcctCTAATTGGCACAATCATGGTCACACCAGAGTCTGTGTAGGGCAAGGTAAAGTCCACATGATTGGACCTATTTACTATGATTGTTACATCAGCCACCACTGCATCAAACTTCTGTAAAATACcaacaaataaaattaagaatATTTGAATTAGAATAAAAActttaaaacataaatacatacaaAGTTACTTGAGCTTCAGATTTCATAAATTGCCacttataaaaaaatatcattatatatatagaGGAGTGTTTTCAATCTGTGAATAATTTTAGGGTCGAATTTTCTTTAATCAAAGTGTATATGTAGATATTTAtaacattctgcaaattttcgGAAAATTCGGAATAGTTTACTGTActaaaaactaagttcaaacatgttgttgcacgcgtgactaattttttttatgcgcgtagaaaaaaacatgtttgaacctagttttcagtaccgtaaactattcgaaattttatgaaaatttgcaggatgctttaaacaactacaatatatacggtcataaaaaaaaatcgtgccgaaaattgttcacaggtcgagaacactgaaaaGCCCCCCGTTAGGGCTTAAAGTGAACTCCTATAtaagaattgtcatatatataatttttttgtaaaaatatgtaaataaaaGTAGAAATGAGGGCTAAGAGGAGTTCTACCCCAAGATACACTTGATAGATCATGTCGTCGTATGAACCAGCGCTCTCCCATTTTTTAGGCTTTACAAATGGTACGAACTCAAATCGAACAGCATCAGGCATTGCATCCATAACAGCATTGAAAACATCAATACAAAATCCACTGACTCGGGGTCTATTAGTACTAAAGTCACGCCTTACGTTGACAAAACTAGAATTGGCAAACTTCAATGGCACCCCTATTCTCAATTTCTTCCCAATTGTGGGATGAACGACCCATCCTTTGGGGACTTCCATTGAATCACCTGGCCATATAATGGGCCCCAAGTTAGACTTTGAAGTATTATAAGTAGAATTTTTGTTTGCCAAGCCCAACTTCTTTGTGAGGCCAAATTGTGGGGTCCAAAACCCTACCAATCTTTCCCCTTTACCAATTACATTCACTATCTCGAAATTTGATGGTAGTTGTCGATTAAAAAGACTAAACTCCCCTGCCAACCCTTTAAATCTTACTTTCAATAACTCTTGTTGAATTTCTGGACCATTCAGAGATACCCCAAAAGTGTCAAGATCTGTCAAAGTGTCATTACTACTACTAGTCAAACTCCCATTTTTGGTAACTCTACCGTtgttatagtttttcccaaaaaCCTTCTCAATCGCAGTGGCTAGTGCAAATACAGAATCATACGCCCACAAACCAAAAACACTCACCTCTTTGTCATCAAGGCTTGGATTCTCTACCCTAAATTGCCTCCTTCACCTAACCCTAAAATCTTTGGAATCGCTCATGCTGGGCACGTGAGTTTTGACACCTACTACTCCTTGCATCGAGCTGATCACCGATTGGTGTGCTAGAAAGTCATCTTTTTTAGAATGGTTTTCTACGAAGTTATACAAATTGGTACTGGCATGGAGAGGAGGAAATAATACCGACCAATAGAGTGGTCCACCAATGTCACAAGGACGAGATGATGGATGTTCTTAATGATATAGCACAACCTAACAATTGTGAAGATGATGAGAATGAGGTTGATGATGAGATACCACCAGCATCAGAATGCAGAGGTACTAGCCAATACTATAATGACTTATTTGCCGAGATGGAGTCTCCGTTATTCCCAGGGTGTGAAAAATACACATCTTTGAATTTCGTAGCTAAGttgatgcatttcaaagtgttggggaAAATTCCTAACAAAATTTTTGATGGAATCTTGGAGTTGTTAGAAGATGCATTCCCATCTCCAAATAAGATACCAAAGTCACATTATGCGGCGAAGAGGTTGATGAGGAAATTGGGTTTGGGTTACGAGTCAATCCATGTTTGTAAGCATGATTGTGCATTGTTTTGgaaggaaaatgcaggaaaacaCAAGTGTCCAATTTGTGGGGAGGATCGTTGGGTGGATAAAAATACCAAGGGGAAGAAAGTGGCCCAAAAAGTTATGCGTTATTTTCCATTGACCCCTTGGTTGATGCGAAAATACGCGTCAAGGCAcatttctcaacatatgagatggcatcatgAAGGGCGTGTTAAAGAAAATGGTATCATGCGTCATCCTGCAGATGGGAAAGCATGGAAGGATTTTGACCGTAGCAATCCAGCGTTTGCAATGGAACCTAGGAATGTGCGCCTTGGATTGGCTGCTGATGGATTCAATCTTTTTGGAAATATGAGTTTGTCTTATAGCATGTGGCCGGTTGTGTTAACGACTTACAACTTGCCACCGTGGTTATGCATGAAAGAGACTAACTTTATGTTGACTTTATTAATTCCTGGTCCACATTCACCtggaaaagattttgatgttttcttaaggcCATTGGTTGATGAGTTGAAGGAATTATGGGTGAACGGTGTTCAAACTTGGGATGTTGTTGATGATAGTTTTTTTAAGCTTCAAGCAGCTTTATTGTGGACTATAAATGATTTTCCAGCGAGGAGTAGTctttctggatggagtggtcaaggTTACACTGCTTGTCCTACTTGCAATGTATCAACACCATCAGTTCGTTTGCAAAATAAGGTTGTATTTTATGGTCACAGACATTTTTTACCAATGGGACACCAAATTAGAAAAAAGAAGAAGTTATATGGTTCAGTTGAGAAAAGACCACCTCCAGAGGAATTTAGCACTGAAGCTATTTTCACACAAATTAATTTTATGCCTGAAtctcttcctggtaagcatgtTAGCTACGGTGGACAAAAAAGGAAACGCACAAAAGAGCAAGTTGGTTGGCGTAagaaaagcattttcttttagctcccatattgggccaaTATGAAGTTGCGACACAACCTAGacgtcatgcatgttgagaaaaatgtatGCGACAGCTTAGTTGGCACAATAGTCGGGTTGGAAAATAAGACCAAAGATACAATTAGCGCTAGAGTAGatttggagaagatgaagataaGGCCAGAATTGCATCTGAGAATGGTAAATGGTCGAATGGAAAAGCCGGCAGCGAAATACACATTTATTCCTGAAAATCGGCATAAGTTTTGTCGATTTTTGAAATCAGTCAAATTTTCAGATGGGTTTGCATCTAATCTAAGGAAGAATGTGATTGAAAATGACAATAAGATTACTGGATTGAAATCCCACGATTGTCATGTCATATTGCAACGTCTTTTGCCAATTGGTGTTCATTCATTCCTAGAAAAACCTATTGCCAAGACCATTATTGACTTGTGCACTTTCTTCAAGATTATTTGTGCTAGAACTCTGATTGTTTCTGATTTGGAGAAAGTGAAAACATCAATTGTTGAAATTCTTTTCGGATTAGAAATCATTTTTCCGCCAGCATTTTTTGATGTTATGGTTCACCTAATGATACATTTGCCTCAAGAAGCAATAGATGGAGGTCCATtacacatgaggtggatgtatccctttgagagatacatgaaaaaattgaaacaTTATGTGCgtaataaagctcgtcctgaggggtccataGCTGAGGGTTATGTCGTCGATGAAGCATTGACATTCTGTTCTATGTACTTCAAAGGGGTGGAAACAAGATTTAATCCTCCAGATAGAAATGTTGATGCAATTCCAACACCAAAGAAGTTGTCTGTGTTTCAATCTCAAGGTCGTTCGATCTGTAAGAAGACATTAACAACTTTGGACGATGAACTTAAAAAAACTGCTGAGTGGTACATTCTCAACAATTGCATTGAGATTCTCC from the Humulus lupulus chromosome X, drHumLupu1.1, whole genome shotgun sequence genome contains:
- the LOC133804530 gene encoding glutamate receptor 2.7-like, whose protein sequence is MEVPKGWVVHPTIGKKLRIGVPLKFANSSFVNVRRDFSTNRPRVSGFCIDVFNAVMDAMPDAVRFEFVPFVKPKKWESAGSYDDMIYQVYLGKFDAVVADVTIIVNRSNHVDFTLPYTDSGVTMIVPIRGIKMKNAWVFLKPLTGGLWATTGCFFVFVGFVVWVLEHRINKEFRGPPSHQIGTSFWFSFSTMAFAHREQVVSNLGRFVVIIWCFVVLILTQSYTASLTSLLTVEQLLPTLTDVNELIKSGQKIGFPELSFVLGMLNESIHFKEHQIIKYKSLQHLGELLANGDIVAAFDEIPYMKVFIAKHCSNYTMVGPIYKTDGFGFVFPVGSPLVGDVSRAILNVTEGDKMKKIENAWFISDTICPDSSSVVSEASTLGLNSFWGLFLISAIASMLALAIFTAMFLYEHREILLRFDSNNNTEASPSIWQRFRVFLKVFDGKDLNYHTFRKGDIIVKRTTDHDVEMKEVVDLGHGSPSPSSYSTQTDSNVSFHDDQLGTPTSIHEHGLSSPETIH
- the LOC133804603 gene encoding uncharacterized protein LOC133804603 — protein: MDVLNDIAQPNNCEDDENEVDDEIPPASECRGTSQYYNDLFAEMESPLFPGCEKYTSLNFVAKLMHFKVLGKIPNKIFDGILELLEDAFPSPNKIPKSHYAAKRLMRKLGLGYESIHVCKHDCALFWKENAGKHKCPICGEDRWVDKNTKGKKVAQKVMRYFPLTPWLMRKYASRHISQHMRWHHEGRVKENGIMRHPADGKAWKDFDRSNPAFAMEPRNVRLGLAADGFNLFGNMSLSYSMWPVVLTTYNLPPWLCMKETNFMLTLLIPGPHSPGKDFDVFLRPLVDELKELWVNGVQTWDVVDDSFFKLQAALLWTINDFPARSSLSGWSGQGYTACPTCNVSTPSVRLQNKVVFYGHRHFLPMGHQIRKKKKLYGSVEKRPPPEEFSTEAIFTQINFMPESLPGKHVSYGGQKRKRTKEQVGWRKKSIFF